A genome region from Leptodactylus fuscus isolate aLepFus1 chromosome 6, aLepFus1.hap2, whole genome shotgun sequence includes the following:
- the LOC142210029 gene encoding DEP domain-containing mTOR-interacting protein-like, translating to MEFISSNVQKQAEIFQRQTEIRLAGEQLRLRLHNAKLIKDRGVQRFTYPSSFVAKEVVDWLLARKEAPHSEIAVSIMQKLFESDVIHHVCDAHATFKEDKLFYRFRNDDGTSIPTNQMRMAVRCQRIYEKMINEDNSIIKVRTEGSRQYRRTFFGSEILDWLVKHGEVHSRADGEKLCKTLVDYGLIRHVTGRYKFCDSNMLFQFTINFRRKRKLTEILGDPAEARQDSPDSPFSLEKLSDELPQSSFVCVLKKPVTLEELLAPGAPYFMKKLTVVGDDLGWGFVVRGNGPCHVQALDPGGPAQRAGMKIRHFIKSVNGCDCLKFPYQKINQLVGYGPKHAIIEVLEHID from the exons ACTGCGACTGCACAATGCCAAGCTGATAAAGGACAGAGGTGTTCAGAGGTTCACCTACCCAAGCAGCTTTGTGGCAAAGGAAGTAGTTGATTGGTTACTTGCCCGTAAAGAGGCGCCGCACAGTGAAATCGCAGTCAGCATCATGCAGAAACTCTTTGAGTCTGATGTGATCCATCACG TGTGTGATGCACATGCCACCTTTAAAGAAGACAAACTGTTCTACCGGTTTCGAAATGATGATGGTACCTCAATCCCTACTAACCAGATGAGGATGGCTGTCCGGTGTCAGCGGATTTATGAGAA GATGATAAATGAGGATAACTCAATAATTAAAGTTCGGACGGAAGGCTCACGGCAATATAGAAGAACTTTCTTTGGTTCTGAGATCTTGGACTGGCTGGTAAAACATGGTGAAGTTCACTCTAGAGCAGATGGTGAAAAGTTGTGCAAAACATTGGTAGACTATGGCCTCATCCGACATG TCACAGGGCGATATAAATTCTGCGACTCAAACATGCTTTTTCAGTTCACTATAAATTTTCGACGTAAGCGAAAACTAACTGAAATCCTTGGTGACCCTGCAGAGGCTCGACAAGACTCTCCTGACAGTCCATTCAGCCTGGAAAAACTGAGTGATGAGCTTCCCCAAAGCAGCTTTGTATGTG TGCTGAAGAAACCAGTAACTTTGGAGGAACTACTGGCACCAGGGGCACCGTATTTCATGAAGAAACTCACT GTTGTAGGTGATGATCTTGGCTGGGGATTTGTGGTACGAGGTAATGGCCCATGTCATGTTCAAGCACTGGATCCTGGAGGACCAGCTCAACGTGCTGGAATGAAG ATCCGCCATTTTATCAAGAGTGTCAATGGGTGTGACTGTCTAAAGTTTCCTTACCAGAAGATCAACCAGCTTGTAGGTTACGGTCCTAAGCATGCCATCATAGAAGTACTGGAGCACATTGACTGA